The Gammaproteobacteria bacterium genome segment GCCATTACCTCAGTTAAATTGACCACTGCTTTCCGCAGCAAGGAATTAACCCGTCCCCGATTCGATCACGCGACCTCTAACAGGCCCATATCACACAATTGTTCGGTCACCTGCTTCACGTCGGTCATGGCGGCATCTGACCCGATCTCATAATGCGCGGCGTATTTCTCCGCCAACTGATCCGCCGTGATACCGCCCTCGCAC includes the following:
- a CDS encoding PqqD family protein, whose amino-acid sequence is MRYKQRESLTVRAVDDEFLILDLESNQIHQLNSSASFIWELCEGGITADQLAEKYAAHYEIGSDAAMTDVKQVTEQLCDMGLLEVA